From one Plasmodium malariae genome assembly, chromosome: 12 genomic stretch:
- a CDS encoding transcription factor with AP2 domain(s), putative, protein MINYGEKKNIIESQKENGTTNLCKNGVFERVTDINESDIYESNDDNTKNKGVWYNARTKCWLACVKGSGRHLRVFSVKKHGFKKAKMLAVECKNATYYNYSNSVNNSASNSINNSINNSVNNSVNNSVNNSVNNSVNNSLDNSNNGNVEEKHKQRNYVSSELKIESNSNGNDYINNAYMNDLNYKNNKKSFEEKIEADTCVNSKNVVNVNYPQYTVVMNNDKLNMNGIYETTNRKRRYNTRRGNCKYYPDIEKENEKCNNNNKIYYKTGNNNINGNNNINGNNDAITNHNDNGIYNYNNSRSSRNNKNTNGRINNNINNDIYKILKDETDNLAYPEISYEKNDKYTHELNNNYIDNKNKKKKAKDKFSYLVKHDKNLYNINNNNSNNNNNDNNNNNNNTTTNNNNYNNYNNNYNYNNNNYNNNNYNNNNNNNKSNNNSNNNNSNNYNNSNSNNYNNSNSNNYNNSNSNNNNNNNNNNNNNNSNNYNNSNNYNNSNSNNNNNNNYNNNNGNNSYGTHNTHHDGNYCNGGSHSYDGNAYNDRNNSYEKFQNNHSSCIITDKDFQMDSPEQTNEDIIYIKPLIYDYNENANKGKNNKYNNDNDCNFIFSNDYYSDYCYQNKEEYKANFIDLTREALALILQDLKKNVIPKIPVGIEKRERYSNSLRLCLKSAKFTKHINELEPYLELFSECIKNSKLPSHMELKDQLFYLDKL, encoded by the exons ATGATTAATTACggagaaaagaaaaacattattGAGAGTCAAAAAg AGAACGGAACGactaatttatgtaaaaacgGAGTATTCGAAAGGGTGACAGATATAAACGAATCAGATATTTACGAATCAAATGATGataacacaaaaaataaaggggTGTGGTATAATGCTAGAACGAAATGTTGGTTAGCGTGTGTGAAAGGAAGTGGAAGACACCTCCGAGTATTTTCAGTAAAAAAACATGGATTCAAAAAGGCTAAAATGTTAGCCGTAGAATGCAAAAATGCAACCTATTACAATTATAGCAATAGCGTTAATAATAGCGCAAGCAATAGTATTAACAATAGCATAAACAACAGCGTGAATAACAGCGTGAATAACAGCGTGAATAACAGCGTGAACAACAGCGTGAACAACAGTTTGGATAATAGCAATAATGGAAATGTCGAAGAGAAACATAAGCAAAGAAATTATGTTTCGAGtgaattaaaaattgaaagtAACAGCAATGGaaatgattatataaataatgcatatatgaACGATCTTAATTACaagaataataagaaatCTTTTGAAGAGAAAATAGAAGCAGATACATGCgttaatagtaaaaatgtaGTTAATGTGAATTACCCGCAATATACGGTTGTTATgaataatgataaattaaatatgaacGGAATATATGAAACAACAAATAGAAAGAGAAGATATAACACACGAAGGGGGAACTGTAAGTATTACCCGGAtatagaaaaggaaaatgaaaaatgtaacaataacaacaaaatttattataaaactggtaataataatatcaatggtaataataatatcaatGGCAATAACGACGCAATTACAAATCATAATGATAATggcatttataattataataacagTCGAAGCAGCCGTAATAATAAGAACACGAATGgtagaataaataataatataaataatgatatatataagatcCTAAAAGACGAAACAGATAATCTTGCATACCCCGAAATTTCTTACGAAAAGAACGATAAATACACACATGAattgaataataattatatagataataaaaacaaaaaaaagaaagctAAAGATAAATTTAGTTACCTTGTAAAACATGACAAgaatttgtataatattaataataataatagtaataataataataatgataataataataataataataatactactactaataataataattataataattataataataattataattataataataataattataataataataattataataataataataataataataagagtaataataatagtaataataataatagtaataactataataatagtaatagtaataactataataatagtaatagtaataactataataatagtaatagtaataataataataataataataataataataataataataatagtaataactataataatagtaataactataataatagtaatagtaataataataataataataattataataataataatggtaataacAGCTATGGCACCCATAACACGCACCACGATGGGAATTACTGTAATGGTGGAAGCCATAGCTACGATGGAAATGCATATAATGATAGAAATAACAGCTACGAGAAATTCCAAAACAACCATAGCAGTTGCATAATAACTGACAAAGATTTTCAAATGGATTCCCCTGAACAAACAAATGaagatataatttatataaaaccCCTCATTTATGATTACAATGAAAATGCaaacaaaggaaaaaataataaatacaataacGATAATgattgtaattttattttttcaaatgattATTATTCAGATTACTGTTAccaaaataaagaagaatatAAAGCAAATTTTATAGATTTAACTAGAGAAGCGTTAGCATTAATTTTACaagacttaaaaaaaaatgttattccAAAAATACCTGTTGGTATAGAAAAGAGAGAAAGATATTCCAATTCTTTACGCTTATGTTTAAAAAGTGCAAAATTTACAAAACACATTAATGAATTAGAGCCTTATCTCGAGTTATTCAGCGAATGTATTAAGAATAGCAAATTGCCAAGCCACATGGAATTAAAGGATCAGTTGTTTTACTTAGATAAGTTGTAA